A genomic stretch from Tenrec ecaudatus isolate mTenEca1 chromosome 17, mTenEca1.hap1, whole genome shotgun sequence includes:
- the LOC142430455 gene encoding large ribosomal subunit protein uL24-like: MCCWCFPLGAIAEGAAARIKFSPFVTSDRSRNRKRHCNAPSHVGRKIMSSPLSKELRQKYNVQSMPIRADVEVQVVQRHCKGQQIGKVVQVCRKKCVIYPERVQRDQAHGTAVRVGSHPSQVVTTRLELDKDRKKILEREAKSRQVGKEQGKYKAESLEKMPE, translated from the coding sequence ATGTGCTGCTGGTGCTTTCCCTTGGGGGCCATCGCTGAAGGAGCAGCAGCCAGAATTAAGTTCAGTCCCTTTGTGACTTCAGATCGGAGCAGAAACCGGAAAAGGCATTGCAATGCACCTTCCCATGTTGGCAGGAAGATTATGTCTTCCCCTCTTTCCAAGGAACTGAGACAGAAATACAATGTTCAGTCCATGCCCATCCGCGCGGATGTTGAAGTTCAGGTTGTGCAAAGACACTGCAAAGGGCAGCAGATCGGCAAAGTGGTCCAGGTTTGCCGGAAGAAATGCGTTATCTACCCTGAGCGGGTGCAGCGAGATCAAGCTCATGGCACCGCTGTCCGTGTGGGCAGTCACCCCAGCCAGGTGGTTACTACGAGGTTAGAACTGGACAAAGACCGCAAAAAGATCCTGGAACGGGAAGCCAAATCTCGCCAAGTAGGAAAGGAACAGGGCAAATACAAGGCAGAATCACTTGAGAAGATGCCAGAGTAA